A DNA window from Hevea brasiliensis isolate MT/VB/25A 57/8 chromosome 2, ASM3005281v1, whole genome shotgun sequence contains the following coding sequences:
- the LOC110661730 gene encoding protein RADIALIS-like 3 isoform X5, whose translation MDDFPKMLCGWNWEENKLFELALAVVDEEDPDRWKLVASMLGGKKSAEDVQKHYVILLEDLKCIESGELDHTLVEEAQACVQVDRTQSLCWTEEDHN comes from the coding sequence ATGGATGATTTTCCAAAAATGTTATGCGGGTGGAACTGGGAAGAGAACAAGCTGTTTGAGCTGGCTTTGGCAGTGGTTGATGAAGAAGACCCTGATCGATGGAAACTGGTTGCATCCATGCTTGGAGGGAAGAAGAGTGCAGAGGATGTGCAAAAACATTATGTGATTCTCTTGGAGGACTTGAAGTGTATAGAATCGGGTGAATTGGATCATACACTTGTTGAAGAAGCTCAGGCTTGTGTTCAAGTTGACCGTACTCAATCTCTATGTTGGACAGAAGAAGATCACAA
- the LOC110661730 gene encoding protein RADIALIS-like 3 isoform X3, giving the protein MDDFPKMLCGWNWEENKLFELALAVVDEEDPDRWKLVASMLGGKKSAEDVQKHYVILLEDLKCIESGELDHTLVEEAQACVQVDRTQSLCWTEEDHKLLVQLDIN; this is encoded by the coding sequence ATGGATGATTTTCCAAAAATGTTATGCGGGTGGAACTGGGAAGAGAACAAGCTGTTTGAGCTGGCTTTGGCAGTGGTTGATGAAGAAGACCCTGATCGATGGAAACTGGTTGCATCCATGCTTGGAGGGAAGAAGAGTGCAGAGGATGTGCAAAAACATTATGTGATTCTCTTGGAGGACTTGAAGTGTATAGAATCGGGTGAATTGGATCATACACTTGTTGAAGAAGCTCAGGCTTGTGTTCAAGTTGACCGTACTCAATCTCTATGTTGGACAGAAGAAGATCACAA
- the LOC110661730 gene encoding protein RADIALIS-like 3 isoform X4 produces MDDFPKMLCGWNWEENKLFELALAVVDEEDPDRWKLVASMLGGKKSAEDVQKHYVILLEDLKCIESGELDHTLVEEAQACVQVDRTQSLCWTEEDHKVS; encoded by the exons ATGGATGATTTTCCAAAAATGTTATGCGGGTGGAACTGGGAAGAGAACAAGCTGTTTGAGCTGGCTTTGGCAGTGGTTGATGAAGAAGACCCTGATCGATGGAAACTGGTTGCATCCATGCTTGGAGGGAAGAAGAGTGCAGAGGATGTGCAAAAACATTATGTGATTCTCTTGGAGGACTTGAAGTGTATAGAATCGGGTGAATTGGATCATACACTTGTTGAAGAAGCTCAGGCTTGTGTTCAAGTTGACCGTACTCAATCTCTATGTTGGACAGAAGAAGATCACAA AGT
- the LOC110661730 gene encoding protein RADIALIS-like 3 isoform X2: MDDFPKMLCGWNWEENKLFELALAVVDEEDPDRWKLVASMLGGKKSAEDVQKHYVILLEDLKCIESGELDHTLVEEAQACVQVDRTQSLCWTEEDHKNLQAGSRY, translated from the coding sequence ATGGATGATTTTCCAAAAATGTTATGCGGGTGGAACTGGGAAGAGAACAAGCTGTTTGAGCTGGCTTTGGCAGTGGTTGATGAAGAAGACCCTGATCGATGGAAACTGGTTGCATCCATGCTTGGAGGGAAGAAGAGTGCAGAGGATGTGCAAAAACATTATGTGATTCTCTTGGAGGACTTGAAGTGTATAGAATCGGGTGAATTGGATCATACACTTGTTGAAGAAGCTCAGGCTTGTGTTCAAGTTGACCGTACTCAATCTCTATGTTGGACAGAAGAAGATCACAA